DNA sequence from the Antarctobacter heliothermus genome:
GACCATGCCCCAGCCGACCGCTGCAGGGCGTGGCCCCTTGCGCGCGCAGGCTTGTCGTCAAAAGCTGGTGCGCATCACGCGCGGTCATGCCGGGGCGCAGATCTGTCAGCGCCCGATCCGTCGCCGCATATAGCGCGTCTTGCGCGCGGCGGGCGGCGTCAGGCGGCGGGCCGATGGCAAAATTGCGATCAAAGTCGCAGAAATACCCGGCCTTCACCGCGCCGGTGTCCAACATCAGAATATCGCCCCGTTGCAGCGGGACTGATGCCGCCGGAGAGATCACATCGCCGTAACCGCCCGGACCCGCGCCGCCCGCCGTATAGCTGACCCAATCCGCGCCCGCCTCTAGCAAGGCGGCCTGAAAGTGCCGGAACACACTGTCCAGTCGCCGGTCGGTGGCGACGATGGTCGGCACGGCGTCAAAGGCGCGCCCGGCGATGGTACAGATCGTTCGGATCGCCGCGATTTCCTGTTCAGACTTAATCTCACGCACCCGCTGCACCGTGTCGGTGGCGTCGACAAAGGCGCGCGGGGCAAGGGCTGTGGCCAGGTGCAGATAGTCACCCAGCGGCATCCGCAAGCTGGTTTCCAATCCCATCGGCATGCCGATACGGCCTTGTTCAGGGACAAGTTCCGCAAGCGTGTCAGTCAACAGTCCGACGCCGTCGTCCTGTGGATCCGGGGCGGGCCAAGTGCGGATTTCGCCGGTGTGGCACGCTGCCATCAGATGCGCGCCGATTTCGGGGATCACCGCCACCGGTGCGCCGGTTTGCGGCAGGATCACGAACCACGGTCGCGCGGGGCTTTCCCAGAACCGGGTCAGAAAACCCGTGGTGTAGAAAACATCTGCCGAAGAGGTTAGCAACAGCGCGTCCTGCCCGGCGTTTGCCATGCGTGCCTGCAGCGCCTCCCACCGGCGGGCGTATTCGCCCGCGCCGAAACCGGGGCGCGCGTCAGCCATCTTCGGGGCCTTCGCTGAGGATGGCCAGGACGCGCGCGTCCGCGCCGACCCCCGGCAATCCCGCGATCAACGCGGCCAGACCGGCACCGCCGGACGGCGTGGTGGCAAACCCGTATCGGTCCAACAGGGCGACACCGTCGCGGGCCTCATCCTCTGTGATTGTCACAAAGGTATCGGCGTCCCGCGACAGACCTGCCAGCGCGATCATCGAAGGCGTCTTGCAGTCCAACCGGCCCATGCAAGAGATGGGGCCGGACGTGGTGATGGGGCGGCCCGCACGAATGCTGCCAATCAGGGCAGGGGCAGCATCAGGTTCCACGACAAGGATCTGCGGATCGTCGCCCCAGACCTTGCGGAAATGCGCGGCCAATGCGGCGGCCATACCGCCCACGCCCGCCTGCAACAGGATGTGCGTGGGTGGGGTGGGCATCTGTTCGACGGCCTCAGCCGCCAGTTGCAAATATCCCTCCATCACCGCCAGCGGGGCGTCGGTGTAGTCCTCCCATGAGCTGTCCGACAACAGCGTCCAGCCGTTGTTATCGGCGGCTCTTTGCGCGGCCTTCATGCTGTCCTCATAGGTGGCGCCTGCGCGCACGACTTCTGCCCCCTTGGAGCGCAGGCGATTGGCAAAGGCCTCTGGCACTGTGTCAGCAAGATAGATCACCGCCCGCGCGCCAAAGGTCGCCGCCCCTGCGGCCACGGACAGCCCGTGATTGCCTGCACTGGCGGCGACATAGGTGCGCCCGTTTGCCGAGGGCGGGTCCACCCTGCTAACATCGCGCGCGATCACATAGGCCGCACCAAGCGCCTTGAAGCTGCCCAGCCCCATACGCCCGCTTTCGTCTTTTATGCGCAGATCAGCCAAACCGCAGACCTGCGCTAGATCCGGCGCGGTGCGCAGCGGGGTCACGCCATGTTTCGGACAGCCAGAGAGCAAGGCCGCGACAGGCGTAGGGTCATCCTTGGGCAGGGACCAATCGGAAAGAAGGCCGGTGCCCCGGAACGGATTGGCAAAACTCTTTGGCACGGGCGGCCTCCGGCAATGATGTGTCACCCTGCCAAGCGTAGGCGCATTCGAAATGGGGCGCAAACCACGCAACCGGCAGGCTTGGGAGAAATTCGACGTTTGCCTCACATGCGCTGTCTTTTCATATGGGCGTCGTTGGCATGTGGCGGTCTGCCTGTCGGATTTGTCTGGGAAACAGGATTGCATTGCAAATTAGACTAGTATACCAGTTTGGTGATTGCTACTCCGGTCCTGACAGACTCTTGTGGCAGGCTGCGTATAGGGGGAGGCAGGCGGTGGAGTTTTGCACATGGCGATGGGCAAATGGCGGTTGGCACGCGACCACGCCGGGCAGCCACCCGTGTTTGAACAGTCTCCTAGCCTGATGTTCATGTTTTCGCAGCCTATATCTTGAGGGGATTGAGATGTGTGTTAAGAGACCTGAAGATCTTCGTTCCGCGCGTTGGTTTGCGCCGGATGATTTGCGCAGCATGGGTCATCGGAGCCGTGCGATGCAGATGGGGTGGTCTGCGGATGACTGGGAGGGCAAGCCGGTTGTCGCGGTGATCAACACCTGGTCGGATCTGTCGCCGTGCCACCATCACCTGCGCGACCGGGCCGAGTGGGTCAAGCGCGGCATCCTGAAGGCGGGGGGCACGCCGGTCGAGATGCCGGTGCATTCGTTTTCCGAACAGTTCCTGAAGCCGACCTCGATGCTGTATCGCAACATGGGCGCGCTGGAGGTCGAAGAGACGCTGCGCAGCCATCCCATCGACGGGGCGGTGCTGCTGGGGGGCTGCGACAAATCCACTCCGGCGCTGGTCATGGGTGCGGTCAGCATGAACCTTCCGTTCATCTTCATGCCGGCAGGGGCCATGCTGCGCGGCAATTACGCGGGGGAAAAGCTGGGCTCGGGGACCGACGTCTGGAAGTACTGGGATGAGCGCCGCGCGGGCAATATCACCAAGGACCAGTGGGACGGCGTGCAGGGCGGCATCGCGCGCAGCTATGGCACCTGCATGACCATGGGCACCGCCAGCACGCTGATGTCGATTGCCGACGGCTGGGGGCTGACGCTGCCCGGCGCCTCATCGATCCCGGCGCCGGATGCGGGGCACAAACGCATGGCTGCCGCCTGTGGCGCGCGCGCGGTCGAGATGGTCTGGGAGGACATGACGCCGGACAAGATCATGACCTGGGAAAGCACGCGCAACGCGGTCACCGTGGCCATGGCGACGGGCTGTTCGACCAATGCGATCATCCACCTGATCGCGATGGCGCGGCGCGCAGGCGTCGACCTGACGCTGGATCACCTCGACGAGATCGGCCACACCACGCCGGTGCTGGCCAATATCCGACCCTCGGGCAAGGACTACCTGATGGAGGATTTCTATTACGCGGGCGGCCTGCCGGCACTGATGAAAGAGCTGGGCGACAAGCTGGACCTGTCGGTGATGACGGTGAACGGCCAGACCATGGGCGACAACATCGCAGAGGCGGTGAACTACAACGACGATGTGATCCGGCCGCTGTCCAACCCGGTGTACCAGCAGGGGTCGCTGGCGGTGCTCAAGGGCAATCTGGCCCCCGATGGCGCGGTGATCAAACCCGCCGCCATGGACCCCAGGTTCCAGACCCACAAAGGCCCGGCGATTGTCGCCGACAGCTATGCCGAGCTGAAGACGATCATCAACGACGAAGATTATCCGATGACACCGGACCACGTTCTGGTGCTGCGCAATGCCGGGCCGCTGGGCGGGCCGGGGATGCCGGAATGGGGCATGATCCCGATGCCCAAGGCGCTGCTCAAGGACGGCCACCGCGACATGGTGCGGCTGTCGGATGCGCGCATGTCGGGCACATCCTACGGTGCCTGCGTCCTGCATGTGGCCCCCGAGGCCTATATCGGCGGCCCACTGGCGCTGATCCAGACCGGCGACATCATCGAGATGGACATCCCCAACCGGACGCTCAACGTCGTGCTGACGGACGCAGAACTGGAGGCGCGCCGCGCCGCCTGGACAGCGCCCGCCCCACGGTTTGAGCGCGGCTATGGCCAGATGTTCAGCAAACATGTGGAACAGGCGGACAAGGGCTGCGACTTTGACTTTCTGCGCAGCGATTTTGGCGGCCCCGTGCCGGAACCGGAGATCAATTGATGGCTGTGACGAACACCGCCCCTGACCTGATCCGGAACCTGATCCGGGGCCTGCACCTTTCCCGCCGGGAGGTCCCGGGACAGGCCCGGGACGCGGGGCTTCTGACATGAGCGCTCTCGCCAAGGCGCTGACCGGCGTGTCCGGCATCCTTGTCACGCCGTTTGACACGGCGGGCGAGATCGCGCCGGACCTGCAAAAGCCACTGGTCGACCGCGCCATTGCCGCAGGCGTGCATGTGCTGACCGCCAATGGCAACACCGGCGAGTTCTACGGGCTGACGCTGGACGAGGCCTGCGCCATGGTTGCGGCCAGCGGCACGCATATCGCGGGCCGCGTGCCGCTGGTGGCGGGCGTCGGACGCGGGGTGCGCGACGCGCAGACCCTGGCCGAGGCGTCGCGCGCGGCGGGGGCAACTGCGCTGATGATCCACCAGCCGCCCGACCCCTTTGTCGCGCCGCGCGGCGTCATCGCCTATGTGCAGGCGGTGCGCGAGGCCGGACAGGGGTTGCCGCTGATCCTCTACCTGCGCAACGATGCCATCGGGACTGATGCCATCGCCGCGCTGTGCCGCGTCGAGGGCGTGGTGGGGGTCAAATGGGCCACGCCCAACCCCATGCGGCTGAAGGCCGCCATGGCCGCCGCCCCCGATCACATCACCTGGACCGGCGGTCTGGCCGAGGTCTGGGCGCCGACGCTCTACGCCGTTGGTGCGCGCGGCTTTACCAGCGGGCTGATCAATGTCTGGCCAGAACGGTCGGTGGCGATCAACACCGCACTGGAGGCGGGAGACTACGCCCGCGCCCGCGCGCTGATCGCCGACATGCAGGTGTTTGAGGATATCCGCGCCGAGGAACAGGGCGGGGCCAATGTGCCCGGCGTCAAGGCGGCGCTGGCGCTGATGGGCGAGGACTGCGGCGTGGCGCGCCCGCCCGCCGCCTGGCCGCTGACCGACGACCAGATGATGCGCCTGCGCGGCTTCATGGCCGGCAACGGACTGCTGGCATGAGCCGCCCGCTGCGACACAGGCGGGACCAGGCGGCGGTCGAGCCGTCTGAACCGCGTTTCGAACCGCGTTCGAAGAGTTTTTGCCAAAGCCTGTCGAACGCAGATGTCACCCGAAGGAACCAGAGATGACCGATCACCCCCTGACCCCCGACACCAAGGCCAAGCTGGAACAGGTCTCTGTCGCCACGCTGGCCACCGCGCTGTACAAGCGCGGGCTACGCCATCAGGCGATCCAGGACGTGCGCCCGGTGGCCGCCAAGGGCCGCAACATGGTCGGCCCCGCCTTTACCCTGCGCTACATGCCTGCCCGCGAGGACCGCAACCAACTGGTCGAGTTCCGCAACCCCGAACACCCCCAGCGCGTCGCCATCGAGACCTGCCCGCCGGGCCATGTGCTGGTCATGGACAGCCGCAAATCGGCCACCGCCGCCAGCGCCGGCGACATCCTGATCACCCGCCTGATGATGCGCGGCGGCGCTGGTGTGGTCACCGATGGCGGCTTTCGCGACGCGATGAACATCGGCGAACTGGAGATGCCAGCCTATCACAGCCGCCCCTCCAGCCCGACCAATCTGACCACCAACGAGGCCATCGACATCAATGTCCCCATCGGTTGCGGCGACGCGCCGGTGTTTCCGGGTGACATCGTGGTGGGCGACGACGACAGCGTCATCATCCTGCCCGCGCATCTGGCCGCAGAGATCGCCGACGAGGCGATCGAGATGACCGCCTATGAGGATTTTGCCCTGGAGCAGGTCAAGAACGGCGCGGCCATCATCGGGCTGTATCCCGCCACGCAGGAGGAGAACCTGGAAAAGTTCGCCGCCTGGCGCAAAACAAACGGCCGCTGATGCCCTGACGGCCCCGCGCCAGTGCTGCGCAGGGGCCCGTCACGCGGCGCGGCACGGGTCTCTGGTGCGGATCTTTGGCGCCGTTCTTTGGCGTCATGCGGTTTTGGAGGCCGGATGCGTTTTGTCTCCGACCGCCCAAATGCGCCCGCCGCCCAGCCCGCCGCCCGCCGGATCACGACAGACCGGATCACGTCAGACCTGACCAGACCACAAACAGCCCGACCACACCGGGCAAGACGACAAAGGGCCAGACCACAACGGCCCGCCGACACAAGGATCGACCATGCCCGACACCTACACCCCTCACGGCAAGCACCTGATCGCAGGCGAGTGGGTCGCCAGCGCGGCGACCTTTGCCTCTGACCCGGCGCACGGCCCGTCCCATGCCTATGCCATCGGCACCCCCGAGCTGGTCGACCGCGCCTGCATCGCGGCAGAGGCGGCGTTCGAGAGCTATGGCCAGACCTCGCGCGCCGACCGCGCCGCATTCCTGCACGCCATCGCCGATGAGATCGAGGCCCGGGGCCCGCAGATCACCCAGATCGGCACCCAGGAAACCGGCCTGCCAGAGGCCCGTCTGAACGGCGAACGCGGCCGCACCACCGGCCAGCTACGCCTCTTCGCCGAGCATATCCTCAAGGGCGACTATCTGGACCGCCGCCACGACAAGGCCCTGCCGGACCGCGCCCCGCTGCCGCGTCCCGACCTCAAGATGGTGCAGCGCCCGATCGGCCCGGTCGCCGTCTTTGGCGCGTCGAACTTTCCGCTCGCCTTTTCCACCGCCGGCGGCGACACCGCCAGCGCGCTGGCCGCCGGATGCCCGGTGGTGGTCAAGGGCCATTCCGCCCATCCCGGCACCGGCGAGATCGTCGCCGAGGCCATTCACGCCGCCATCGCCACCTGCGGCATCCATCCCGGCACCTTCAGCCTGATCCAGGGCGGCAAACGCGATGTCGGCACCGCCCTTGTCCAGCACCCGCTGATCCGCGCCGTCGGCTTTACCGGCAGCCTCGGCGGCGGGCGGGCGTTGTTCGACCTTTGCGCCAGCCGCCCCGAACCGATCCCCTTCTTCGGCGAGCTGGGCAGCGTCAACCCGATGTTCATCCTGCCGCAGGCGACAGCGGCGCGCGGGGCGCAGATCGGCACGGACTGGGCGGCCTCCCTGACCATGGGGGCCGGACAGTTCTGCACCAACCCCGGCATCGCCGTGGTGGAAACCGGCCCACAGGGCGACGCCCTGGTCGCCGCCGCGGCCGAGGCGTTGAAGGGCGTTCAGACCCAATGCATGCTCACCGACGGTATCGCCGAGGCGTATAGAAACGGTAAACAGCGCTTTGACAGCCGCAATCCGGTGCGCCCGGTGCTGACCACCGACAGCGAGGGCCGCAACGCCGCCCCCAACCTCTATGAGACCGACGCCGCGCAGTACCTGCAGGATCACAGCCTTGGCGAAGAGGTCTTCGGCCCCCTCGGCCTGGTGGTGCGCGTTTCTGGCGCCGACGAGATGGAAACCCTCGCCCGCGGTTTTGAGGGGCAACTGACCTGCACGCTGCACATGGATACCGGCGACACCGACCTTGCCCGCCGCCTGATGCCGGTGCTGGAACGCAAGGCCGGCCGCCTGCTGGTCAACGGCTTTCCCACCGGCGTCGAGGTCAGCGACACAATGGTCCACGGCGGACCCTACCCCGCCTCCACCAACTTCGGCGCAACATCCGTCGGAACCATGGCCATCCGCAGGTTCCTAAGACCCGTATGCTATCAAAACTTCCCAGATGACCTGCTCCCCGTTGATCTCAGGTGAGACGGGGGGAATGACTATAGACAAAGGGGCTCGGCAGCCTGTTGCCGGGCCTTTTTCTGTTTCGGATCCTGATGTTCTTGGTAGGTGAACAGTCCTTCTAGCCCGGCTTTTGGGTTGTCGCACTGATGAACAGGATCGCCCCGTAGAAACTGCCATTTTCGGCCCGCCGCGCCGCTTCGGTGATGAACGCCT
Encoded proteins:
- a CDS encoding ribonuclease activity regulator RraA produces the protein MTDHPLTPDTKAKLEQVSVATLATALYKRGLRHQAIQDVRPVAAKGRNMVGPAFTLRYMPAREDRNQLVEFRNPEHPQRVAIETCPPGHVLVMDSRKSATAASAGDILITRLMMRGGAGVVTDGGFRDAMNIGELEMPAYHSRPSSPTNLTTNEAIDINVPIGCGDAPVFPGDIVVGDDDSVIILPAHLAAEIADEAIEMTAYEDFALEQVKNGAAIIGLYPATQEENLEKFAAWRKTNGR
- a CDS encoding dihydrodipicolinate synthase family protein, whose protein sequence is MSALAKALTGVSGILVTPFDTAGEIAPDLQKPLVDRAIAAGVHVLTANGNTGEFYGLTLDEACAMVAASGTHIAGRVPLVAGVGRGVRDAQTLAEASRAAGATALMIHQPPDPFVAPRGVIAYVQAVREAGQGLPLILYLRNDAIGTDAIAALCRVEGVVGVKWATPNPMRLKAAMAAAPDHITWTGGLAEVWAPTLYAVGARGFTSGLINVWPERSVAINTALEAGDYARARALIADMQVFEDIRAEEQGGANVPGVKAALALMGEDCGVARPPAAWPLTDDQMMRLRGFMAGNGLLA
- the araD gene encoding L-arabinonate dehydratase, which encodes MCVKRPEDLRSARWFAPDDLRSMGHRSRAMQMGWSADDWEGKPVVAVINTWSDLSPCHHHLRDRAEWVKRGILKAGGTPVEMPVHSFSEQFLKPTSMLYRNMGALEVEETLRSHPIDGAVLLGGCDKSTPALVMGAVSMNLPFIFMPAGAMLRGNYAGEKLGSGTDVWKYWDERRAGNITKDQWDGVQGGIARSYGTCMTMGTASTLMSIADGWGLTLPGASSIPAPDAGHKRMAAACGARAVEMVWEDMTPDKIMTWESTRNAVTVAMATGCSTNAIIHLIAMARRAGVDLTLDHLDEIGHTTPVLANIRPSGKDYLMEDFYYAGGLPALMKELGDKLDLSVMTVNGQTMGDNIAEAVNYNDDVIRPLSNPVYQQGSLAVLKGNLAPDGAVIKPAAMDPRFQTHKGPAIVADSYAELKTIINDEDYPMTPDHVLVLRNAGPLGGPGMPEWGMIPMPKALLKDGHRDMVRLSDARMSGTSYGACVLHVAPEAYIGGPLALIQTGDIIEMDIPNRTLNVVLTDAELEARRAAWTAPAPRFERGYGQMFSKHVEQADKGCDFDFLRSDFGGPVPEPEIN
- a CDS encoding M24 family metallopeptidase translates to MADARPGFGAGEYARRWEALQARMANAGQDALLLTSSADVFYTTGFLTRFWESPARPWFVILPQTGAPVAVIPEIGAHLMAACHTGEIRTWPAPDPQDDGVGLLTDTLAELVPEQGRIGMPMGLETSLRMPLGDYLHLATALAPRAFVDATDTVQRVREIKSEQEIAAIRTICTIAGRAFDAVPTIVATDRRLDSVFRHFQAALLEAGADWVSYTAGGAGPGGYGDVISPAASVPLQRGDILMLDTGAVKAGYFCDFDRNFAIGPPPDAARRAQDALYAATDRALTDLRPGMTARDAHQLLTTSLRAQGATPCSGRLGHGLGVTLTEWPSFTDRDSTELRENMVLTLEPAVEIGPGKIMVHEENIVLRADGPELLSPRAPCDLPEIEI
- a CDS encoding aldehyde dehydrogenase (NADP(+)) yields the protein MPDTYTPHGKHLIAGEWVASAATFASDPAHGPSHAYAIGTPELVDRACIAAEAAFESYGQTSRADRAAFLHAIADEIEARGPQITQIGTQETGLPEARLNGERGRTTGQLRLFAEHILKGDYLDRRHDKALPDRAPLPRPDLKMVQRPIGPVAVFGASNFPLAFSTAGGDTASALAAGCPVVVKGHSAHPGTGEIVAEAIHAAIATCGIHPGTFSLIQGGKRDVGTALVQHPLIRAVGFTGSLGGGRALFDLCASRPEPIPFFGELGSVNPMFILPQATAARGAQIGTDWAASLTMGAGQFCTNPGIAVVETGPQGDALVAAAAEALKGVQTQCMLTDGIAEAYRNGKQRFDSRNPVRPVLTTDSEGRNAAPNLYETDAAQYLQDHSLGEEVFGPLGLVVRVSGADEMETLARGFEGQLTCTLHMDTGDTDLARRLMPVLERKAGRLLVNGFPTGVEVSDTMVHGGPYPASTNFGATSVGTMAIRRFLRPVCYQNFPDDLLPVDLR
- a CDS encoding pyridoxal-phosphate dependent enzyme, whose translation is MPKSFANPFRGTGLLSDWSLPKDDPTPVAALLSGCPKHGVTPLRTAPDLAQVCGLADLRIKDESGRMGLGSFKALGAAYVIARDVSRVDPPSANGRTYVAASAGNHGLSVAAGAATFGARAVIYLADTVPEAFANRLRSKGAEVVRAGATYEDSMKAAQRAADNNGWTLLSDSSWEDYTDAPLAVMEGYLQLAAEAVEQMPTPPTHILLQAGVGGMAAALAAHFRKVWGDDPQILVVEPDAAPALIGSIRAGRPITTSGPISCMGRLDCKTPSMIALAGLSRDADTFVTITEDEARDGVALLDRYGFATTPSGGAGLAALIAGLPGVGADARVLAILSEGPEDG